A single region of the Enterococcus mundtii genome encodes:
- a CDS encoding Mini-ribonuclease 3, with the protein MRDHTQLNGLALAYVGDAIYEIYIRDYLIEKGETKPNKLHRAATHYVSAKAQAFLIQQMLQENLLTENEELYYRRGRNAKSHTSAKNADITTYRVATGFEALMGYLHLTKQTERMEELINWCIEKVGETHEERK; encoded by the coding sequence ATGAGAGATCATACACAACTAAATGGTTTAGCACTTGCTTATGTTGGAGATGCTATCTACGAAATCTATATTCGAGATTACTTGATTGAAAAAGGTGAAACAAAGCCGAATAAACTGCACCGAGCAGCGACACACTATGTTTCGGCAAAGGCACAAGCTTTTTTGATCCAACAAATGTTGCAAGAAAACCTGTTAACAGAAAATGAAGAACTTTACTATCGCAGGGGTAGAAATGCCAAAAGCCATACGAGTGCAAAAAATGCGGATATTACCACTTATCGCGTTGCAACAGGGTTTGAAGCCTTGATGGGCTACTTACATCTAACAAAACAAACCGAACGTATGGAAGAATTGATCAATTGGTGTATTGAGAAAGTAGGTGAAACCCATGAGGAAAGAAAATAA